In Trichomycterus rosablanca isolate fTriRos1 chromosome 4, fTriRos1.hap1, whole genome shotgun sequence, one DNA window encodes the following:
- the nol7 gene encoding nucleolar protein 7, which yields MVKPQRGNSQSISETVQDKMVESSDDEGPEQVAFDESKAAALKSVKNARDSVKRDKELLKEKRRKRQEFFQEQKKNRLLPETLLEELDTKAQKRKLTHSDADNNSDDDDEKEEEQVKVTKPKKVQRRLQANCSVMRLKDDSTDTSLQKSAMDFIQSRLYGSGSQRTTNAEFLSLEKKRGLNQGAAVQFVNKNWGKDQKAKAEKSNKRFIHKRKLLAS from the exons ATGGTGAAGCCTCAGCGTGGAAACTCTCAGTCTATATCAGAAACGGTTCAAGATAAAATGGTGGAGTCCAGTGATGATGAAGGACCTGAGCAGGTCGCTTTTGATGAGTCGAAAGCAGCAGCTCTGAAGAGCGTTAAAAATGCTCGGGATTCGGTTAAACG GGACAAGGAGTTACTGAAGGAGAAGAGACGAAAAAGACAGGAGTTTTTTCAGGAGCAAAAG aaaaacagacTTTTGCCAGAAACTCTTTTAGAAGAATTGGACACAAAGGCGCAGAA acGGAAGTTAACACATTCTGATGCAgataataatagtgatgatgatgatgagaagGAGGAGGAGCAAGTGAAGGTGACCAAACCAAAGAAAGTGCAGAGAAG ATTGCAGGCTAACTGCAGTGTGATGAGACTGAAGGACGACTCTACTGATACCTCACTACAAAAATCAGCCATGGACTTCATCCAGTCAAGACTGTATGGTTCAGGAAGCCAGAGAACCACCA ATGCTGAGTTTCTGTCACTGGAAAAGAAACGGGGTCTCAATCAAGGAGCTGCTGTGCAGTTTGTTAATAAGAACTGGG GAAAGGATCAGAAGGCCAAAGCAGAAAAGTCCAACAAGAGGTTCATTCACAAACGCAAGCTCCTCGCCAGCTGA
- the epdr1 gene encoding mammalian ependymin-related protein 1, with translation MLDVKKKSKRMKLVRFETSPPSVHVQSSFCFYWFFCSLGEPVQPCLAPVQWEGRSVEYDHSTGRNTRVTLSYDAPNQRIRLLEQKTGHTPCKKFFEYIYLYKSGVYFQIEQVTKTCAKLNLTEAWDPYDIPMNSTYEDQYFIGGPGDMIEVQEWSDRKPARKDETWVGVYTLKDCYPVHETYTKNSSVTTSTRFFDLKLGISDPEVFTPPSTCQFAVPERMVSVC, from the exons ATGTTGGACGTGAAGAAGAAAAGCAAACGCATGAAGCTGGTCAGGTTTGAAACATCGCCACCTAGCGTTCACGTTCAGAGCTCCTTCTGCTTCTACTGGTTCTTCTG CTCGCTCGGTGAGCCGGTGCAGCCGTGTTTAGCTCCTGTACAATGGGAGGGTCGATCTGTAGAATATGATCACAGTACAGGCAGAAATACAAGAGTAACACTTTCATACGACGCACCGAACCAGCGCATCAGATTACTGGAGCAGAAAACCGGACACACACCCTGCAAAAA GTTCTTTGAGTACATCTACTTGTACAAAAGTGGGGTGTATTTTCAGATTGAACAAGTCACCAAGACTTGTGCTAAGCTCAATTTAACGGAGGCCTGGGATCCGTATGACATCCCAATGAACTCCACGTATGAAGATCAGTATTTTATTGGCGGCCCTGGAGACATGATCGAGGTTCAGGAGTGGTCTGACCGAAAACCGGCTCGCAAAG ATGAGACCTGGGTGGGTGTGTATACTTTGAAGGACTGCTACCCTGTGCACGAGACCTACACCAAGAACAGCAGCGTGACCACCTCCACTCGCTTTTTTGACCTAAAGCTGGGTATCAGTGACCCTGAAGTTTTCACCCCACCCAGCACCTGTCAGTTCGCTGTACCTGAACGGATGGTCTCTGTCTGCTGA